ACTAGTGCTGATGTGGTATTAGTTTGTTGGTTAGTTTAGCTTTGCTGACATGGCACTATGGGTAGTTAGAGTTTGTTGAAGTGGCACTGCCAACTGTCATGTAAATGCAGCTCTATTTAAGAGCTTGCAATAACTGTTTTCATCATTAATGGAATAACAAATCAGAAATGAAAAGTTTCACAAAGCAACTCTCTTAGTCTAGTGGTTAGAATTCCACcgttaaggtgaataagtagagtgtctgGGGTTCAAACTTGACCCCTGCATTTGACAATTTCCCTACCGACTGAGGCTCTGTTGTCAATAGCGGCCACTACAACCGCTATAGCGGTGCAACGCGACAAAAATGGAGGTCACCGAGTCAGCCCAAGGCGTAGCGGCCGATGTGAAGTGGGCGCTATAGCGCATCTTGGGTCGCGGGAGTAGCGGTTTCGTAGCACCGCTTATGGGGACGCTTGCTTTGCTTTGCTTTATTTTGGTTTGAAGCTTTGCAAAATTGTAGAACCGAATAATGCTAGCATACAGGCTCTTTCCAACATTCTCTTTTATCGGTCCCACCAGATTTATGAGACCTACATGATTTGGTGGAACCCATATGAACTTTAACTGATAAAAAATAGAGTTCTTTGCTAGCACTCTTCTCGTAAAACTATTTGGTTTATTTGGATATAGCTTTGTATGTTTTAAGACAAATATGGCTTTGGATGGAGCTCGGATTTGTCATCTTCTATACAATCTACATCTTAATTTCATTATGTTTCATATTCCCTTACCAATTTAGTTATTAATCGATCTTATAATTATTGTTATGCCCAATGTTCTCATGAAAACCTTTGAATTACGTGCAGCATTCATGGACAGTGTGCTATTATTATGTTTGAAGTAACTacattttatggtttttttccGTCAAGCTTTTTTTGACGTCCACGACTCAACTCTTCTCCGCCACATCGCGGCTATCCTCTGTTACGCTCATTGGCCGCTATTGACAACACAATTGTCTTCTCATTCTTTAATTTGGTTCCACCGATGTTgttttgatgttaaaaaaatgtgttgAGACCGGTCTGGATCCACTGACTCGTCTGGTTCTCGGCCTGATCGGTCTAGGTTTTAAAACACCAACTTGAAGTATGCATATGCATGGACTCAGAGCAAGTGTTGCTCAGCGCTCAATTTCAACTTGTAAATCAAAGTGGCATCATCATCAATATGTCCATGTATGCATCTTATCTATGTATCTATGATCATGCTGTTAAATCCTTGTCTTTTCATAATGTGTTCTTTCCTAACGCTTCCATCTCATTTCATCGTAGAAAGCTGCAATTAAATTCTATCGAAATATCACCACTACAACGATAGGTAATCAATCACACAATACATTACAAATTCTTATCTTTTCAGTTCACTTTTATCCATCCACCTAACGATTCAGTTACAGCTCAataatttaattctattttttttataatgctGCTCGTATTATGTCATTTGTAAATCTATGAATTTTGTATGTACATTCTATTCTTATTTATTGACTGCTCGATGATCAATTATAGCTTTCATTCTCCTACATGcgggatgatgatgatgcacATTAAGAATGTAGGTCCTGAATTTATTGAATCCATGGCAGGATCGTCGGCAGGATCCTCTCTGCAACAGCAAATTGTCAAGGCACTCCGCTCCGATGAGAGAAAAAAGGCTTCACACTTACTTCAGGATTTTGGTCACAGAAGCCACTCATTATCGGCCGatgattttgttaatatttttaagtaCTGTGCACAATCTCCTGATCCACTGGTATGCTAATTGAGATtctaaccaaaaataaatatgttatatactAGCTCCACTATGATCATAAGCTGTAAATAATCTGAGTAGGTATACACATTAATAAATTATATCTACACTGCTTGGTTACAATTAGCAAATATCAACTCTATGTTCTTTTTTGTGCATGGTTGAaagcataaaaaattatttcaagttttgAAATTTATTCCTCCTCCTTTTGAATTGCTGTAGTTTGCTATGGAGATCTGGAGACTAATGGAGTTAAAAGACATTAGCATAGATAACACATGCTCATCTCTCATGATGCGGGCCCTTTGTAAAGGTGTTTACACGGAAGAGGTAAACTACTAGTTTCAGAAATAGTATAGTTGACAATATAGTTTCTTTTCCTTCCTTTCTTTTAGCTTTCTTAATGAAGAGAGGGGAAGGGCTGAGAGAATGTTATATTGAATAGGTCCATTACATTTTCAGGGAAATTATAtcttgaagaaaaaaactaatAGATTTTTCTGAAAACACAATTGCATATTGCTATTTTTATGGTAGCATGGAATTGCATGTAAGTGATGTTTATGAGGCAGTGAATAGTGAATCACCTTTACCTTAGCTGCGAGAATTTTACTTTAGTCTTGTCTTCTTGTTGCACTTTGTTCAGGTCTTTAGTATCATGGATTTTCTTGGAGAAAGTCGGTGTTTCTATCCACTTCTTCCACTGTACAATAGTATTTTAAGCTCCTACATAAAAAATCAGAATTTAATTCAAGCAAGAAAATGTTTGGACTTGATGGAAAAGCAGATGATGGGAAAGAGTGAAGTTACATATACTGCACTTCTCAAGGTGTGCATATAaaaagtattattatttttcaagaaaaattatCGCTGTTTGATATAAGTATAGTTGATACTTGCTGTTGCAATTGCAATGTTTGAAAGATTACAGTCTtcatggttttcattttttttgttcccATTTCCTGTTGCAGCTTTAATTACAAAAACTACAAAATACCAAAACAGTGAAAACAATAAAAGTTGTTTGCATTGTTTTCTGAGCTAAACtttaaaaacaagaaaaagttTTCTAAAACCAATGGATCCTTGTTAAGTACTCCcttcggtcctttttataagaaacaatcaattttttagattcattgaataattaacgtatttggtctaaaatatataactagatacattaattattcagtgaacctaaaaagtcaaatgtttcttataaaaaggatcggagggagtgTGAAAGAACTTTCATGTTTATGAAATTATGAGTATGTGATTCAATGTGTAATTACGAATCACTTGGTCTAGACTTAGATGGTTGTTCTTATGGGTGCTAGTTTTAAAAGGTTATTTGATTATTTCTTAAAGCCAATTTTCATTAccataaaatttattaaataaaatgattatCTAATGGGAAAACACCACTGGTATATTCTTTGACTGGGGTGTCCATCAGTTTTTGTGCTTTTCTCTTTAGTCTTAAACAGAGAGAAAGAAGGAAGTCCAGTAAAATGAATCTTGTTGGTTCGTTATCATTGCTatctcatttttattcttttttcaaCAATGTATTGCCAACTTTTATGACTCAAACAAAAATGGTCTGGAATCAAATAGCACCACAACATGATTAATTTATTGCATTAGCTATTTTGTGATAATGTGTTTCTATGTTTGAATATGATGTCttattttttatgctttttatGTAGCTACTATCATTTGTCTTACCCTGTTTCTCAGCTTGCAGTTTTGCAGAAAAACTTGCCCTTAGTCCATATAGTTTGGCAGGAGTATATTAAAGTTTACAGTATGAGTGTCATTTCTCTGCGTAAATTCATCTGGTCATTTACAAGGTTAGGAGATCTACAATCTGCGTATAGAACACTACAACAAATGGTGTCATTAGCCATGAAGGGAAATATTTCCATTGGTAGGACAGTTTATGGGAAGTTGTATTCTACTAGATTGGACATCCCTGTTCCTTCAAATGACGGGCTCTGCTCAACCATATTGGACCTGAGGAATAGCAAACAACACGGCTCTTGTATACTCGCTCCTCCTATGTATTTACCAGACACTATTTCTGCAAGCATGGAGCAGCAAGTTATTTTGATGGATAATGGAAAAGCTAAATGTGCTGAAAAAAAAAGGCTGAATGGACAAAAACACTCACTGCTTATGAAGGTTCTTAGGTGGTCTTTTAATGATATAATACATGGGtgtgcaaaagaaaaaaattatatgcttGCATGGAAGCTTATATTACAGGTAGACATTCGAGCAAGCTGTTAAATGTTATTTGTTATACTCTTATGTTATACTAGGTCTGCAGAATTGATAATTTCCTCTTCTAAATTTTGTAATCATGAGAAGGTTCTCTACATCTACACTGTCATATTATATCACATCTCAAATGTTCAGAATTCAGACCTCTTAAGATTTTCAttattgaaagcttatatctgTTGATTCTAAATGATGTATGAATATCAATGAAACTTTGTCTTATTATATTCTCCTTTCTTAATGTGTTTTCAGAATAAATGTAATTCATgcatttattaaaatataatagttatattaaaatataatagttataatAGTAATATACAACAACATTAAATTACTGTCTTCTAACATATTGAAGGCCCCTTCTCTGTTCAGATGCAAAATCTTGGTTTGCAGCCGTCCAGCCATACATATGATGGAATTATTAGAGCAATTGTTTCTCAAAGAAGTTTTGGGGATGCCATGAGAATGGTGAGTTCTATTACAATATTGTGTTAACTTGGTTTTGCTATAATATAATATAGGTTGACACAGAACTTTATGACCTTGCATCTGTTTTCCcctttttataatataaatatatatatatatatattttgtggaCTAATACTATTTTCATATGATTTGTAGTTTAAAAAAATGCAACAGGAGAATTTGAAGCTATACGATTCAACTCTAGCTACGCTTTCAATTACTTTCAGCAGAGAACTACAGTTAGATTTAGCAGAGTCTTTGCTGAATCAAATTTCTGAATGCTCGTATCCACATCCTTATAATGCTTTGCTGGCTTCATGTGATGCACTGGTAAGCTCAATTATCAAGCTTCATCTTATGGCATCATTTGATCCATGTAGCCGACCCCACTTTGTGAGATAAGGCTTGGGTGTTGTTGTATGTTGTCGGTTACTGCTTGTTTGGCTTGGATTTGTTGTAATGACATGCTAAGTTGCCATTCCTTTCATCAATACGCTGCATGAGAAAGCGCCAATTAGGTTGAGAAACTGAATTTAAAATTGA
This portion of the Trifolium pratense cultivar HEN17-A07 linkage group LG3, ARS_RC_1.1, whole genome shotgun sequence genome encodes:
- the LOC123916868 gene encoding pentatricopeptide repeat-containing protein At1g76280-like isoform X1, which gives rise to MHMHGLRASVAQRSISTCKSKWHHHQYVHKAAIKFYRNITTTTIGSSAGSSLQQQIVKALRSDERKKASHLLQDFGHRSHSLSADDFVNIFKYCAQSPDPLFAMEIWRLMELKDISIDNTCSSLMMRALCKGVYTEEVFSIMDFLGESRCFYPLLPLYNSILSSYIKNQNLIQARKCLDLMEKQMMGKSEVTYTALLKLAVLQKNLPLVHIVWQEYIKVYSMSVISLRKFIWSFTRLGDLQSAYRTLQQMVSLAMKGNISIGRTVYGKLYSTRLDIPVPSNDGLCSTILDLRNSKQHGSCILAPPMYLPDTISASMEQQVILMDNGKAKCAEKKRLNGQKHSLLMKVLRWSFNDIIHGCAKEKNYMLAWKLILQMQNLGLQPSSHTYDGIIRAIVSQRSFGDAMRMFKKMQQENLKLYDSTLATLSITFSRELQLDLAESLLNQISECSYPHPYNALLASCDALNQPERAVRVFAKMRKIKLLPDMRTYELLFSLFGIVNAPYEDSNMLSQMDAAKRIDAIERDMANNGFQHSHLSLKNILKSLGEEGMIRELVQYLHVAENLFIYSNPSLGTDMYNIVLHYLVEAQESHKAIEIFKKMKLCGCHADSTTYNIMIDCCSIIRSYRSASLLISMMIREGFCPVACTYTALIKILLEDENFYEALNVLERIKLDGIKLDVLLFNTFLRQACYKERIDVIEFIVEFMHQEKVQPNPTTCGYVFSAYVNSSFHNTAIEALQVLSLRMMSEDGNILNERKSFVDEFILDEDLASESHLYKLFEDSEDEVAIALLNLRWCAIIGFPICESADQSLWAKRLESRFQKRLASGSGSG